Part of the Tenacibaculum sp. SZ-18 genome, GGTAATGTGATAATATAATTTCCGTTAATAACAACAGCATAATGATCTTCTGTTAACGTAGTATTACTGTTGATTATATCTAATGATTTTGATACAGATCCATCCACTTGTAAAGTTGAGTTTGCAATATTAAATCCAGATTGAGAGTCATCATAATCGCTATCAATTGGGATTTCTCCCGTGTTTATATTAATTCCAAATCTAGTTTTTGCATCGGCTGTATTATTACTTCCTTGTACTCTAAATAATTCTTTATGGAATTGACCATTGCGAAAATCGTATCTTTTAAATATGATGGGTTCTGCTCCATCGTCTCCAATAATAAATTCAAGCCTTCCATCATTTGAAGGTCCTCCCGATCCGATTTCAAATAAATCAGTTCCTCCAGAACTTCCCTTTAGTCTAAAGCTTCCATTTAATGTTGTGTAAAACATGGGTTTATAAAATTGAGCCCCAGAAGCAGCGAATTGTAAAGCTGCTGTAATTCCATCACCATTAATATGAACTAGTGGTTGATTATTGTCTGTATAATCAGGATAAGTTTGCGTTAATCCTAAAGTTTGTCTTCTTCCAAATTCAAGAAGGGGTAAATTATTAGATCTAATTTGCATTCGGACGTCATCAATCGTCCCTAAAAAATTAGAGTTGGTGGTTGAAGCATTACCTCCCAATAACCAATTTGTGCCACTTGTAGAAATCCAATTTGTACCGTTGTAGAAATATAGTACTTTTTCATCTGTACTATATGCAATTATTCCTTCAATAGGATTCAGGGTAGATTGAATCTGTGATGTAGTTCCACTTGGAAAACCTGAAACAGGAGTTGCTGGATATACTTGTGAGTATATATTTAATGAAAGAAAACTAACTAAAAGTACTAACGTATTTTTCATAAAAATTAGTTTAATATTGATTGCTCTAAAAGCTCTTTTATATTAAATAAAAGGTTCTTATCAGTCTCCTAAATAAATGAAAGTATTTACAACTAAATATGGTTGATATGTTTCAAATGGTTGATTTGATCCACCGCTACTAACAGTAACTGTATGACTATGATCACCTGAAGTACTAGTATTGGTTGTTCCTGAATCACCGAAATAAGTTCTATTATCGTCGAATCTATTCACAATTCTTTCAGTTCTCGTTTGTCTTGAGATGGTATGGCTATGGTTACCATTGGTTGTTGTAGAACCTGTAAAATCTAAATTCGGTAAATTGGCTCTTGACAGTGTGATTTGTTCTTGCCCTCCTAATTCTCCAACATTTTCACCAGAATTAGGATGTTTTAATACACGGTTTGTTGCATTGGGTAAAGTAGAAGTAAATCCTAAACTAATTGCTGTAGTTCTAGCATTGGAAGATAGGGTAGAAATATTCCTGCCATTAAGTAAATACCAACCATTATGATCGTTAGTCTGGATTCCATATTTTATGTCTCCAAAGTTTTGTGAAGATGTAAAAAACGGAATCCAGGTATTTCCATTATAGTAATAGAATATTTTTTCATTTGTACTATAGGCAATTGTAGCTTCAACAGGATTCGTAGTATTGGTTATTTCGGTAGTTGTACCACTAGGAAAACCAGATACTGGTGTCCCAGGGAAAACCTGAGAAAATCCAGAAAAACAGTAGGCAAATATTATTACGAATACTATTCTCATAAGTTCTGATTTATAAATCTTCAACCGTAAAATACCAGTTAGCGTCGATGAAATATAAGAAAGTATTACTTGCATATAACTGAACTGTAAATGTAGTACTGGTTTGTGCAGTTACCTGACCACTAACTTGGAAAGTTGCATTACTAAATGCAGTAATATGGATTATATAATCCGAATTTCCTCTATCTGGTATTGTAACAGTATAGTTACCTGCACTGTTTCTTGTAACAGAAGTAACACCTTGTGATCTTATCAATGCTCCTGTCGAACCATTAATTTTAGCGAAAGCTTTTATAAAAGTATCACCCGTAGGCCCTGTTGGTCCAGTCGCACCGTTAGTACCATCATTCCCTTGTGGTCCTGTTGGTCCAGTTGCACCATCGGTTCCATTATTACCTGGAATCCCTTGAATACCTTGTGGTCCTGTTGGTCCAGTTACACCATCAGTACCATTATTTCCTGGTATACCTTGTGGTCCTGTTGGTCCAGTCGCACCGTCGGTACCATTATTNNNNNNNNNNNNNNNNNNNNNNNNNNNNNNNNNNNNNNNNNNNNNNNNNNNNNNNNNNNNNNNNNNNNNNNNNNNNNNNNNNNNNNNNNNNNNNNNNNNNNNNNNNNNNNNNNNNNNNNNNNNNNNNNNNNNNNNNNNNNNNNNNNNNNNNNNNNNNNNNNNNNNNNNNNNNNNNNNNNNNNNNNNNNNNNNNNNNNNNNNNNNNNNNNNNNNNNNNNNNNNNNNNNNNNNNNNNNNNNNNNNNNNNNNNNNNNNNNNNNNNNNNNNNNNNNNNNNNNNNNNNNNNNNNNNNNNNNNNNNNNNNNNNNNNNNNNNNNNNNNNNNNNNNNNNNNNNNNNNNNNNNNNNNNNNNNNNNNNNNNNNNNNNNNNNNNNNNNNNNNNNNNNNNNNNNNNNNNNNNNNNNNNNNNNNNNNNNNNNNNNNNNNNNNNNNNNNNNNNNNNNNNNNNNNNNNNNNNNNNNNNNNNNNNNNNNNNNNNNNNNNNNNNNNNNNNNNNNNNNNNNNNNNNNNNNNNNNNNNNNNNNNNNNNNNNNNNNNNNNNNNNNNNNNNNNNNNNNNNNNNNNNNNNNNNNNNNNNNNNNNNNNNNNNNNNNNNNNNNNNNNNNNNNNNNNNNNNNNNNNNNNNNNNNNNNNNNNNNNNNNNNNNNNNNNNNNNNNNNNNNNNNNNNNNNNNNNNNNNNNNNNNNNNNNNNNNNNNNNNNNNNNNNNNNNNNNNNNNNNNNNNNNNNNNNNNNNNNNNNNNNNNNNNNNNNNNNNNNNNNNNNNNNNNNNNNNNNNNNNNNNNNNNNNNNNNNNNNNNNNNNNNNNNNNNNNNNNNNNNNNNNNNNNNNNNNNNNNNNNNNNNNNNNNNNNNNNNNNNNNNNNNNNNNNNNNNNNNNNNNNNNNNNNNNNNNNNNNNNNNNNNNNNNNNNNNNNNNNNNNNNNNNNNNNNNNNNNNNNNNNNNNNNNNNNNNNNNNNNNNNNNNNNNNNNNNNNNNNNNNNNNNNNNNNNNNNNNNNNNNNNNNNNNNNNNNNNNNNNNNNNNNNNNNNNNNNNNNNNNNNNNNNNNNNNNNNNNNNNNNNNNNNNNNNNNNNNNNNNNNNNNNNNNNNNNNNNNNNNNNNNNNNNNNNNNNNNNNNNNNNNNNNNNNNNNNNNNNNNNNNNNNNNNNNNNNNNNNNNNNNNNNNNNNNNNNNNNNNNNNNNNNNNNNNNNNNNNNNNNNNNNNNNNNNNNNNNNNNNNNNNNNNNNNNNNNNNNNNNNNNNNNNNNNNNNNNNNNNNNNNNNNNNNNNNNNNNNNNNNNNNNNNNNNNNNNNNNNNNNNNNNNNNNNNNNNNNNNNNNNNNNNNNNNNNNNNNNNNNNNNNNNNNNNNNNNNNNNNNNNNNNNNNNNNNNNNNNNNNNNNNNNNNNNNNNNNNNNNNNNNNNNNNNNNNNNNNNNNNNNNNNNNNNNNNNNNNNNNNNNNNNNNNNNNNNNNNNNNNNNNNNNNNNNNNNNNNNNNNNNNNNNNNNNNNNNNNNNNNNNNNNNNNNNNNNNNNNNNNNNNNNNNNNNNNNNNNNNNNNNNNNNNNNNNNNNNNNNNNNNNNNNNNNNNNNNNNNNNNNNNNNNNNNNNNNNNNNNNNNNNNNNNNNNNNNNNNNNNNNNNNNNNNNNNNNNNNNNNNNNNNNNNNNNNNNNNNNNNNNNNNNNNNNNNNNNNNNNNNNNNNNNNNNNNNNNNNNNNNNNNNNNNNNNNNNNNNNNNNNNNNNNNNNNNNNNNNNNNNNNNNNNNNNNNNNNNNNNNNNNNNNNNNNNNNNNNNNNNNNNNNNNNNNNNNNNNNNNNNNNNNNNNNNNNNNNNNNNNNNNNNNNNNNNNNNNNNNNNNNNNNNNNNNNNNNNNNNNNNNNNNNNNNNNNNNNNNNNNNNNNNNNNNNNNNNNNNNNNNNNNNNNNNNNNNNNNNNNNNNNNNNNNNNNNNNNNNNNNNNNNNNNNNNNNNNNNNNNNNNNNNNNNNNNNNNNNNNNNNNNNNNNNNNNNNNNNNNNNNNNNNNNNNNNNNNNNNNNNNNNNNNNNNNNNNNNNNNNNNNNNNNNNNNNNNNNNNNNNNNNNNNNNNNNNNNNNNNNNNNNNNNNNNNNNNNNNNNNNNNNNNNNNNNNNNNNNNNNNNNNNNNNNNNNNNNNNNNNNNNNNNNNNNNNNNNNNNNNNNNNNNNNNNNNNNNNNNNNNNNNNNNNNNNNNNNNNNNNNNNNNNNNNNNNNNNNNNNNNNNNNNNNNNNNNNNNNNNNNNNNNNNNNNNNNNNNNNNNNNNNNNNNNNNNNNNNNNNNNNNNNNNNNNNNNNNNNNNNNNNNNNNNNNNNNNNNNNNNNNNNNNNNNNNNNNNNNNNNNNNNNNNNNNNNNNNNNNNNNNNNNNNNNNNNNNNNNNNNNNNNNNNNNNNNNNNNNNNNNNNNNNNNNNNNNNNNNNNNNNNNNNNNNNNNNNNNNNNNNNNNNNNNNNNNNNNNNNNNNNNNNNNNNNNNNNNNNNNNNNNNNNNNNNNNNNNNNNNNNNNNNNNNNNNNNNNNNNNNNNNNNNNNNNNNNNNNNNNNNNNNNNNNNNNNNNNNNNNNNNNNNNNNNNNNNNNNNNNNNNNNNNNNNNNNNNNNNNNNNNNNNNNNNNNNNNNNNNNNNNNNNNNNNNNNNNNNNNNNNNNNNNNNNNNNNNNNNNNNNNNNNNNNNNNNNNNNNNNNNNNNNNNNNNNNNNNNNNNNNNNNNNNNNNNNNNNNNNNNNNNNNNNNNNNNNNNNNNNNNNNNNNNNNNNNNNNNNNNNNNNNNNNNNNNNNNNNNNNNNNNNNNNNNNNNNNNNNNNNNNNNNNNNNNNNNNNNNNNNNNNNNNNNNNNNNNNNNNNNNNNNNNNNNNNNNNNNNNNNNNNNNNNNNNNNNNNNNNNNNNNNNNNNNNNNNNNNNNNNNNNNNNNNNNNNNNNNNNNNNNNNNNNNNNNNNNNNNNNNNNNNNNNNNNNNNNNNNNNNNNNNNNNNNNNNNNNNNNNNNNNNNNNNNNNNNNNNNNNNNNNNNNNNNNNNNNNNNNNNNNNNNNNNNNNNNNNNNNNNNNNNNNNNNNNNNNNNNNNNNNNNNNNNNNNNNNNNNNNNNNNNNNNNNNNNNNNNNNNNNNNNNNNNNNNNNNNNNNNNNNNNNNNNNNNNNNNNNNNNNNNNNNNNNNNNNNNNNNNNNNNNNNNNNNNNNNNNNNNNNNNNNNNNNNNNNNNNNNNNNNNNNNNNNNNNNNNNNNNNNNNNNNNNNNNNNNNNNNNNNNNNNNNNNNNNNNNNNNNNNNNNNNNNNNNNNNNNNNNNNNNNNNNNNNNNNNNNNNNNNNNNNNNNNNNNNNNNNNNNNNNNNNNNNNNNNNNNNNNNNNNNNNNNNNNNNNNNNNNNNNNNNNNNNNNNNNNNNNNNNNNNNNNNNNNNNNNNNNNNNNNNNNNNNNNNNNNNNNNNNNNNNNNNNNNNNNNNNNNNNNNNNNNNNNNNNNNNNNNNNNNNNNNNNNNNNNNNNNNNNNNNNNNNNNNNNNNNNNNNNNNNNNNNNNNNNNNNNNNNNNNNNNNNNNNNNNNNNNNNNNNNNNNNNNNNNNNNNNNNNNNNNNNNNNNNNNNNNNNNNNNNNNNNNNNNNNNNNNNNNNNNNNNNNNNNNNNNNNNNNNNNNNNNNNNNNNNNNNNNNNNNNNNNNNNNNNNNNNNNNNNNNNNNNNNNNNNNNNNNNNNNNNNNNNNNNNNNNNNNNNNNNNNNNNNNNNNNNNNNNNNNNNNNNNNNNNNNNNNNNNNNNNNNNNNNNNNNNNNNNNNNNNNNNNNNNNNNNNNNNNNNNNNNNNNNNNNNNNNNNNNNNNNNNNNNNNNNNNNNNNNNNNNNNNNNNNNNNNNNNNNNNNNNNNNNNNNNNNNNNNNNNNNNNNNNNNNNNNNNNNNNNNNNNNNNNNNNNNNNNNNNNNNNNNNNNNNNNNNNNNNNNNNNNNNNNNNNNNNNNNNNNNNNNNNNNNNNNNNNNNNNNNNNNNNNNNNNNNNNNNNNNNNNNNNNNNNNNNNNNNNGTCAGTACCATTATTACCTGGTACACCTTGAATACCTTGTGGTCCTGTTGGTCCAGTTGCTCCTTGTGCTGCTATGTCCGAAATAGCAACCGATAGGGTACCATTTGCATCTGTAATTTCTAAATTCCCACCAACTACTCGGAAAGATAAGTTAACTTCATTTCTTGGATCCGCATCATTATCATCTATTAAAGGAGATAAATCAACAGAATTCCCATCTGATATCGTTAAAATATTTGTGTTTGGGTCGAATCCTAATTCTCGATTTCCTCCAGTTTCACAAAGACTTATCCAAGACGTTCCGTCATATTGATAAACACAACGTATTTCAGTATTGTAGACGATAGCTCCTTCAAGAGGAGTCATACTATTCATCTGAGTTGTAGTAACTCGTGTTAGAACGAAAGCTTTATCGCTACTTTCTAGTTCTAAAAGAGAACTAACATCAATTACGTTTGGATTATCTCCAACTTTTACCTGAGAATATCCCAAGAATCCGATAAAAAAGATGAGTAGGGTAATAATTTTCTTCATAAACGGGGAAATTTTACTATTATAAGTAATTAATACGTTATTACAAGGACACATACGTAAAAAATAATCACAAAATCTCAATATAATCATTTAACATTAGATTAAAGGTGAAATAACTTCTTTCATTGAAGTCTTTTTATCGACGAAATGTAATTTCTTAATTCTAACATTTCGTTAACAAAATTTATAACACTTTTGTAGGGGATATTTCTTGTTTTATGGTTTAGGGTGGAAATTTGAAACAACGATTTCCAATGACTCCTAATTTCTTTCAGGGCATGAAGATAAGTAAAATTTTCTGTATCGTATATATGAGTAGGTTCTGCGATAATTCCATTTATTTCTAAAATTTTATAGTTTATACCATTTTCAAGATCGCTAAAGTTGTTATATTTTAGATCGACTCTACCATAATACCAACCGTCGATAGCATGACTTAGTTCATTAAATGTTTTTGTTAATTTTTTTGAAATTAGATGATTTCCATTAATGAACTGTGTTCCTTTAGAGTGATTTCCAATGATACTAAGTTTCACTTTTTTATGTTTTTCAGGTATTTCATCTAACTTCTCTTTGTGAATGGATTTAAATAAATCGAAATATAGTTTGGCTCGATTATCATTTAAGATCAATTCCTTCAATGGAGTTTTACCATCTCCGATAACAAATAAAAATTTTTTCAATGTTACTGAACTTATTCTACCTTCATTTTCATTTGGATTTCTATGATAAAAAACACCGCATTCATTCTCATAATCCAAGAATTCTTGAATGATAATGTCAATGGGGTATGAAATAACGTATTTTTTTAGAGCCTCGTTAGAATCAATTTTTTTAACTAATAATCCTCGAAACCCAATATCGGGTTTCACT contains:
- a CDS encoding D-alanine--D-alanine ligase translates to MSTKINIEKYLKWEYWPTSMFYIPNLPYAFYLAFKAKHATFFSAANPAIKSSGNGTESKYETIQLVPEKFRPKSILVKANSDISDIIKRIKEAKIEFPFIVKPDIGFRGLLVKKIDSNEALKKYVISYPIDIIIQEFLDYENECGVFYHRNPNENEGRISSVTLKKFLFVIGDGKTPLKELILNDNRAKLYFDLFKSIHKEKLDEIPEKHKKVKLSIIGNHSKGTQFINGNHLISKKLTKTFNELSHAIDGWYYGRVDLKYNNFSDLENGINYKILEINGIIAEPTHIYDTENFTYLHALKEIRSHWKSLFQISTLNHKTRNIPYKSVINFVNEMLELRNYISSIKRLQ